In Polynucleobacter ibericus, a genomic segment contains:
- a CDS encoding 5'-nucleotidase: MSYTLTGKLVVAISSRALFDFEEENRIFESTDDSAYMKLQLERLSEAAQKGVAFPLVKKLLAFNDEGEQRVEVVILSRNDPVSGLRVFRSAEHHGLHLERGVFTRGRPPYHYLRSLHANLFLSANEDDVRATIDAGFPAARVYPESSKTAESHPNEIRIAFDGDAVLFSDEAEQVFQKKGLEAFVDHESKKVDIPLPPGPFKPLLEALHRLQRSTSENGMRIRTALVTARSAPAHERAIRTLMAWGIDVDEAMFLGGLSKSEFLREFEPDFFFDDQTGHCQSAASVAPTGHVVSGVSNNPKK, from the coding sequence ATGTCATACACACTCACCGGAAAACTCGTAGTCGCGATCTCCTCGCGCGCCCTGTTTGATTTCGAAGAAGAAAATCGTATCTTCGAATCAACCGATGACAGTGCTTACATGAAATTGCAGCTTGAACGTTTGAGTGAAGCAGCCCAAAAAGGTGTTGCTTTCCCCTTGGTTAAAAAACTACTGGCTTTTAATGACGAAGGCGAACAACGCGTTGAAGTGGTGATTCTTTCCCGCAACGATCCTGTCAGTGGCTTGCGCGTCTTCCGCTCAGCCGAACATCATGGTTTGCATTTGGAGCGCGGTGTATTTACAAGAGGTCGCCCTCCTTATCATTATCTGCGCTCACTACATGCGAATCTATTCCTATCAGCAAATGAAGATGATGTCAGAGCAACGATTGATGCAGGCTTTCCTGCAGCTCGGGTATATCCAGAATCCAGCAAGACTGCTGAGTCTCATCCTAATGAAATCCGTATAGCATTTGACGGAGATGCAGTACTGTTCTCTGACGAAGCTGAACAAGTATTCCAGAAAAAAGGTCTTGAAGCTTTCGTAGATCATGAGAGTAAGAAGGTTGATATTCCCTTGCCTCCAGGGCCGTTCAAGCCGCTGTTAGAAGCGCTACATAGGCTACAGCGCTCTACCAGTGAAAACGGTATGCGTATTCGTACTGCACTAGTCACTGCACGCTCAGCGCCAGCACACGAACGTGCTATTCGAACTCTAATGGCGTGGGGTATTGATGTAGATGAAGCAATGTTCTTAGGGGGTCTTTCGAAGAGTGAGTTCTTACGAGAGTTCGAGCCTGACTTTTTCTTTGACGATCAAACAGGTCATTGCCAATCCGCCGCCTCTGTTGCACCCACTGGCCATGTTGTATCAGGTGTATCGAACAATCCTAAGAAATAA
- the ilvA gene encoding threonine ammonia-lyase, biosynthetic — protein MATNYLKKILSARVYDVARETELQLAPELTNRLGNQVLLKREDNQPVFSFKLRGAYNKMAHLPPEALKRGVIAASAGNHAQGVALSAAKMKCKAVIVMPVTTPSVKIDAVKARGGSWVEIILHGESYSDAFKHSEVLGKKRGLTFVHPFDDPDVIAGQGTIAHEIFTQYEKPIDAVFVAIGGGGLISGIGEYIKAVSPKTKVIGVQASDSDAMNQSLKANKRIEMKDVGLFSDGTAVKLVGKETFRICKKVVDEIITVDTDEICAAINDVFTDTRSILEPAGALAIAGMKKYVEKKRIKKKTLVAVACGANMNFSRLRFVAERADVGEYREAVFAVTIPEERGSFKRFCELLGKRNVTEFNYRIGDQSEAHIFVGISTQKAGDSEAIAKHFRKAKFATIDLTHDELAKSHLRHMVGGHSALAKDELLYRFEFPERPGALMKFLTSMAPNWNISLFHYRNHGADYGRILVGLQVPKNEQKKFQGFLAGLGYPHWDESNNPAYRLFLK, from the coding sequence ATGGCAACGAACTATTTAAAGAAAATTTTATCGGCTCGCGTCTATGACGTAGCCAGAGAAACCGAACTTCAGCTCGCCCCAGAACTGACTAATCGTTTGGGCAACCAGGTTCTCCTAAAAAGAGAGGATAACCAGCCGGTTTTCTCCTTCAAACTGCGTGGCGCTTACAACAAAATGGCTCATTTACCCCCGGAAGCCTTAAAACGCGGGGTTATAGCCGCTTCGGCAGGCAATCATGCCCAGGGCGTAGCACTTTCAGCAGCCAAAATGAAGTGTAAGGCAGTAATAGTGATGCCGGTGACTACTCCCAGCGTCAAAATCGATGCGGTCAAGGCCAGAGGCGGATCCTGGGTTGAAATCATCCTACATGGCGAATCTTATAGCGACGCCTTCAAGCATTCTGAAGTTTTAGGCAAAAAACGGGGTCTTACTTTTGTTCACCCCTTTGATGATCCCGATGTCATTGCAGGTCAAGGAACGATTGCCCACGAAATTTTTACTCAATATGAAAAACCGATCGATGCCGTTTTTGTCGCGATTGGTGGAGGTGGCTTGATTTCAGGCATTGGTGAATACATTAAAGCAGTTAGCCCAAAAACAAAAGTGATTGGCGTGCAAGCCTCAGACTCCGATGCCATGAATCAATCACTCAAGGCAAACAAACGCATTGAGATGAAAGACGTAGGTTTATTCTCAGATGGCACTGCAGTGAAACTCGTTGGTAAAGAAACATTTCGTATTTGTAAAAAAGTAGTGGATGAGATCATCACTGTAGACACAGACGAAATCTGCGCAGCTATTAACGATGTATTTACGGACACTCGCAGCATTCTGGAGCCCGCTGGCGCACTTGCTATTGCCGGTATGAAGAAGTACGTTGAGAAGAAGCGTATTAAGAAGAAAACCTTAGTAGCTGTGGCTTGCGGAGCCAATATGAACTTTAGCCGCCTGCGCTTTGTAGCCGAGCGTGCGGATGTTGGTGAATATCGTGAGGCGGTATTTGCTGTCACCATACCTGAAGAGCGCGGATCCTTCAAACGCTTCTGTGAATTACTTGGCAAACGCAATGTCACTGAATTTAACTATCGTATTGGTGATCAAAGCGAAGCGCATATTTTTGTTGGCATCAGCACACAAAAAGCTGGCGACAGTGAGGCGATTGCAAAGCATTTCCGTAAAGCAAAGTTTGCAACGATTGACCTCACCCACGATGAGTTAGCAAAATCCCATTTACGTCACATGGTTGGTGGACATTCTGCACTGGCTAAGGATGAATTACTCTATCGCTTTGAATTCCCAGAGCGCCCAGGTGCTCTAATGAAGTTCCTAACAAGCATGGCACCTAACTGGAACATTAGTTTGTTCCACTACCGCAACCATGGTGCTGACTACGGCCGCATCCTAGTGGGTCTCCAAGTTCCCAAGAATGAGCAGAAGAAATTCCAAGGCTTCTTGGCTGGTCTGGGTTACCCGCACTGGGATGAAAGCAATAATCCCGCTTATCGCCTGTTTCTAAAATAG